The Nocardia vinacea genome contains the following window.
GCACGCTAGCAACACTTAGTCCTAAAAGACAACTAATTAATTCAGTTGAAGAATCGACTGATATGCTGTAGCTCATGACTGTTGCCCCGGAGCAGCGCGCCAAGCGCAGCTACCACGACGCCTGCGGTGCCGCCCGCGCGCTCGACCTCGTCGGCGAGCGCTGGAGCCTGCTCGTGGTACGCGAACTACTCCTGGGCCCCAAGCGCTTCACCGATCTGCGCGCCGGACTGCCCGGCATCAGTCCCAATGTGCTCTCGCAGCGGCTCGAGGAACTCGTCCAGATCGGCGTCGTACACAAGCGCAAGCTGCCGCCGCCGGTCGGCGCCGCCGTCTACGACCTCACCGATTGGGGTCGCGAACTCGATTCGGTGATCATGGCGCTCAACCGCTGGGGCGCCCGCTCCCCCAACAGCTACCGCTGCTCCGAGGTATCCACCGACTCCCTGGTGGTCACCCTGCGCAACTTCTTCAAGCCCGAATCCGCCGCGGGCGTGCACACGGACTACGACCTGCACTTCACCGGATCCGATT
Protein-coding sequences here:
- a CDS encoding helix-turn-helix domain-containing protein, with the protein product MTVAPEQRAKRSYHDACGAARALDLVGERWSLLVVRELLLGPKRFTDLRAGLPGISPNVLSQRLEELVQIGVVHKRKLPPPVGAAVYDLTDWGRELDSVIMALNRWGARSPNSYRCSEVSTDSLVVTLRNFFKPESAAGVHTDYDLHFTGSDSGTDEFHAMVADGTFTITRGATGRAATTIHTTVPAFVAIVFDGHPLADTIATGEAKISGDLPAAEHFIDFFEVPAECKGTPTT